In Quercus robur chromosome 11, dhQueRobu3.1, whole genome shotgun sequence, the sequence TATGGAAAATTTCTAGTCCTAGTCAATTCCATCGTTTCAAACTAAAATCtccaaattagtatttgaatTGTGAAAGTATTGAAACTTGATTGAATTTCAACATTGAGATAACATctaaaaattgaactaaatCAAGATAAAGTCATGAAACATAtgaaataagtaaaaatttaatGAGATTCTGAATTGatgaaaactttgaaaaataaggtgaaatatataaagaagagCAAGAACAAAAAATCCCCGGGTGTTGCAATGTTATTATTCCTGTACCTCTTGGCAAAAGTTGCAACCAACATATTTGATTTGGTAAGGGAAAAAGCCTTATTGCAGAATATTAAGCACAATTATTTCTTTGATATGGTGAAAAAGTTATATGCATTCATACACTCAGAAGcatcatttatttttggttaaaaattatattgtctCTAGTTTTGGTCATCTAGCAAGAGTGACACTATTTTGGTCACTACTTGGGCAATTTTTGGAGAACATGGACCTTGTAAATTGGAGTCCAAGAAAGGAAGTGAATACCTCTCCACCAAAAAACATTAAGATTGTTATAATAATGAGTTGGATGTTGGAAAAAATCTCCATTTCGATTGTTGACACGCTTGAAACTGTGGTGGCAGAGACGGACGTGAAGAACATGTCAAAGTCCTTAGGCCTAAACCAAGAAGTTCTTGGCTTTGAGACCATCGAAGCTAGATGACCAAAGATAGAGACAATATAATTTGTTGTCAGagaattatatttatatttatggaTAATAGTGTAAGAAGAAAAAGTCATCCCTAGTTAATATAcattttccctcaaaaaaaaaaaagttaatatacATTGACGACCTAACTGTTAGCTCAGCTGTAGACTCCTAAAGTTGGACCTTTCCCACTTGTATAAAAAGTTAGAAGTAAGCAAATTTCCCAATATAAAGTACATACAAATGCACGGCctagaaaaattgtttttgtttttgtttaatggaTGATTGTTCGGATTGTTTTGTTTCTGCATAGATATACATACATCTATATGCCATTTATTTGTTTCAACATCAAATATACATCCTTAgtgtgatggtcactctacaagtataagtacttgtacGGTGTGTGGGGCAAGAGCTAGAATTTAAGTCTCTAGGAGGAAGTTTTAcaaacatatacatttagattagattagagtacCCCTTcccctatatatgtgtgtgtgtgtttctcaaataaaaaaatattaggttagggtaaaatttctatcttttatatatatatatatatatatatatataaaaagttatcacTTAATGATACTACTTTTATTAACgcaatataaaacatttttgtaTCATTTATTGACATTTTGTGCAATATACAATTAGTGCAATATACATTTTGTCCCTTCTACACGAAGGAGAGTTCTGTTTTGGGTTTGtcttgtttatgtttttgtctTTCTATGGATATCAAGTGTATCCATGGAGCTTGTGGGGTTTATTTGTTGAGGGGGGGGGATGgggaatattttttatttttgtgaggAGTCTACTACATTTTCTATGTCGACTAATATGGAGGAATTCAGCCATACAGTTGGATACGGTTTTTACGCCTGAACCTATTGTGCTTGGTTTTTGCGAAAGGAATTTTCCACTCACATGGAAAGCCTTTCGTGATGCAAGTTGGAAATCAGCAACAAGGGAACTAGGTATGTACCAGAATTCTATGAGAATAAGAAACCTTGGACAAGGAAAGCGTTTCACACGGTAAGAATGGCCTCGGAAGTGACGGGCAAAGAAGCGTTGGACGGTGGACCGGAGAAGGTTCAGGCGAGCAGGGAATCTAAAGGAGACCGAGCAATAACTGTTACAGCAGTTAGTGAATTGAGAGAGGCGTTACACACGGTTCCAGTCATTCATTCGGATCAGAATTCTTTGCCAAGCCAGCTGTCTCAAGTTGAGTCCCATAATTCAAGGAAACCGTGTACTAATGAGGGTGTAACAGATTTGGAGAAGGATTTATTTCCTATTCAATTACCAATGGCAAATTTATTTGATattcaaataaatgaaattgatgCTAACCTTAACCAGTTTAATGAGCTTTCGTCTATGAAAGGAAATACAACTAATGCTCTTAATGAGTATTTTGATTTAGCCTAAAAACAGAAGGCTCATCATAATACCAGGAGCACGTGCAAGCCAACTGAGTCACCCATCATGAAATTTACTCACACAGCCCCGAAAATTTCAACTTTGCAATACTCACGCAACCCAACTCTCATGGCCGATATTCTAGACAAGGAAAAAATCTCAACAGCAGCAATGAAGGGTAATGAGCCGGACCAGTCCAATTAGCCTCCACACCATGCCATTTGGAAACCACCTCCATGGCCGATCCTGAAGGTGAACTCTGATGATGCTATTTTCTTAGAACAAAATTTTGTGGGTGTAGGCGTTGTAATCTGAGATATTAAGGGTCAGGGCGTTGCTTTCATGGATGAGAAGATCACTTTGCTCTCGGTCATGGTTTGGAAAATTTGGACACATCGGAATCGAGTCAGAACTAACCAACCTTGTTGAAATCCTAATCAGCTAACAAACATGGCCAAAGAACTCCTAACGGAATTCTAGGCAGTGCAGCAACCTTCTCTACCATGGTCCACACTGATCCGAGTTCGTTGGAGAGCTCCTATCTTGGACATGGTAAAGGTCAATTTTGATAGTGCACTATTTAGTAGGGAGCAAAAATCAAGGATTAGAGTTGTTATGGCTAGATGTTTTAGTAAATTACACTACTCTCATGTTAAGAGAGAGCGTAATATAGTTGCTCATGTTTTAGCACATTTTGCTTTAACTGTTTTAGATTATAatgtgtggatggaggatgttccacccCAGTTTCATTCTTGTGCTTTTAGCAAACTTTGATGGTATTCATTGAATAAAAGGCACTacgttgattctcaaaaaattaaaaattaaaaaacctactaagcaaaattctctctctctctctccattacCATAAGAAAGAATCCTAATCTTAAACCAAATTCAATGCCTTTTCATTTTCGATGCTCTTACCTAAGAGTAAAAGTGGCAATTCGTGTTCGCATGTCGGGTTCGTATCATGCCAAGTCATGAGTATTTGACTATATAGGTCAATATTAACtcgacatgtttattaaacgggttaagATCTCTCAACCCtaacacgactcgtttattaaacgggttagtcGTGTCGACctatttatcaaattttatcaaaatgaaaaaaaaaattatgaaaaaacaaacaaataaatatttttaatataaaattcagaactAACGAATAattgcatcacaaataatcattcaaaactaaagcatatcccaatatcacaaataatcaatcacaatatgtcaaataaaataaatcacaacaacTAATATGTTTATATACCTAGAGTTTGAATgatatattggtaaaatgtcatttaattaaacgaGTTAGACAGGTTAAATGGGTTCTATGTGTTCAAcccaacccgtttattaaacgggtcggCCATGTCAACTCAAATATGACATGAACCCGTTAAGTCTCAACCCATAACCTGCTAATTTTGTGTCGTGTCGTGTCGTGTCAGGTTCGCAGATCGTGTCAAATTTTGCCACGCTTACCTAAGAGAATTGTCGAAGGAGGTGTGAACACAAAAGGAGagatttaaaaagttttgttaGTTGTTTATGAAACTTTGTTGGATTTATTAATAGATGtggcttaattttattataatagttGGACTAAATTGTAAGGGATTTTACTCCCCAAGATACAAATCTCCTATGATCAGGGAACATTTACTTATTTGGTCTAACCAAAAAACTATTGTATCcatttaaacaaaacttattggactctctcattctcttttgTTAACTCTTCAACCCCTcattcccttttctttttaaactcAATCCTAGTCATccattcctcttcttctcctctaccAATACCAGAAACTCTTTGCCTCCTTCTCTACCCCAAACAATGTCTTATTTTAGTAGTAGCTTAAAATTCACACTAAAATTGTAGTTAGAGAGGAAGTGATTGAGCGAAGGAGATAAGGACACATGGTTATGGTGGTAGTGGCAACAATAAtatcaaatcttttaattttatttaatgtttttttgttaatttaagtGTCTAGGAAAAGAGTAGCACTGAGTTTGGCAATGGTGTCCATTTTATGTTTTTCGAAAGAACTTATTGATGTACAATCTTGTACTTTTGAAATTGTGTGGTTTAACACATTAGGGTAGTAGCTGTTAAGTTGAATTTGGATAAAGCTTATGATTGACTTGAATAGGGATTTATTGGAAATACACCTGGGCCTTTTCAGCTTCCAAAAAACATTATCAACTTTATTATAAATATGGTATCTTCATTGACCTTTTAAttacatgtgattttttttccttatcataTTTCATCCCAATGAAAGGTATATGTTAAAGTGATCTACtatcactttatttatttattttattcatcaaTAGATTATTGATGATATTGGAGCAGGCCACTAAAGCTATCAAATCTTTCCTTTAAGTtaagattgtaaatttttgcAAGTCCTTTTTGTCAATTTcaccttccttttcttttgatattttgatagTTGGGGCGAGAGAATTTGAATCCTGAATGTCTCATTTGAAAATATCAAGATGTGCCAACTggttgagttacaagactcttgatctttttttttttttttcttagaactAAGAGTAGAGATTGCCAAAATTTGAATAACATAATCCAGGAATTTCATGGAAATTCAGGACAAATCATAAGCAACCACAAATAAATCCAAAGTGCTTTTTTATTCCCTCAACACAAATAGGCACATATAGTAAATGATCATGGATCTACTCAATTTGTCactattaacaaaatattttggtcAATCTTAATTTACGTGCAAAATcctgaaaattttccaaaattctTGTTTTCACACTAGGATCATGAGAATTCTAGATATGAATTAAATTATTCAATTCGAACATTGGACCACTTAATTTTCCGGTCCAAAGTTAAAGTGAGCAAAATGCCTTTAGTGGGCCAAACTCTAATTAACTAAGTTGACCAATGGTCAAACAAGCTCAAAAGCTACCTGAACACCGATTTCCATAATTTCATATCAAAGTACAATATTTTACCGAAGTTTGACCAAGGTCAACCTAAGTTTAAATGCAATTTGACCAAAATTTGATTGTTTGATTGGAATaaatttatgtatgtgtgtgcgtgtgtgagTATGAGGTCCTACCATATGACactttgagaatttttttcattagcaTTTCATGCAAGCAAATGATTTAAAGACCtactaaatttttattgttattttttttgttaggttctaaaattttagaacaattggcaaaccatgaacacaaatttttctagATATGGATCTTAGATTCTATATATAGGGTATATTAGACAATACCCAAGGTACTGCAAGTCAGAATACAAGAATAAGGAAGATGCAGATTGAGGAATTTGAAACATGCAAGGCTTGACTGATCGAGAAGATAATTCGACTAATTGAACTATGAATCTGCAAAATTTAATTTCGGCCCAATAGCCCATTGGCTCATCAAGTGActagggtttcagatctacttcaTTAAGTATTTAAAGGAAACTCTAAGGCACGTTTTGTTGAGATTTTGGAGTTTCTCTTTTGAGATCCAAAAAGGTTCTGTGTTTTCtcctttcaaagtcactatCGGAAATCAATTTACATACTATTAGAACCGGTAGATTTGAAGTTGTTGCATACCAGTCATCAATGATGCTGGATCTAAACTTTCAATGGTGGTCTTGGAGTTATAGACATGAGGTCTATGTTGGAGATCTAAAGACGGGAACTAGAGGTTCATGTTGGAGCAAGTCCACATCAAAGAAGTCTGAAGGGTTCGAAGCTCAATTTCGTAACTGTAGTTAGATTTACTACGAATTGGTATTCTTGATTGTAAATCTCAATTTGATATAGTGGATTGTTCTCTTGGGATCGTTcccttcaagttttttttaccttgaaactagtttgtttcattggttttgcTGGATCATcacatcttgtgttatttagaTTTTCGCTATACATGATATGTGTGATGaatgtttaacctagatctgaataattaacctatgtaactacttggctaataaattaggttaaacatacTATGTTttcaggggtctaaaaactaatatatttatattcaaCAATAAATAGGTTTATGTCcttagtatttaaattttaatcaaacttTTGGGCAACCACTTAGCTCTATGTGGGTTTATATTTTGTAGGaaaggtaaaaaagaagaagagaaactccaaaaaaagaataataatagtATTGTGCATCATTATACAATGGACTTAACATTACATATATCATTGTCATATAGTTCCATTCCCTTTTCCAACTTCTTGGACTCTTCTACTCCTAACTTCTACGttttctaaaatgaaaaatttttctcCATAAAATGAAAGATTTGCAAGTTGTAACACAGGTTTATTCCCCTACCATagcaaatattttatatatttttgtttcctttgtattgaaaaattaaccTTCTATACTTTGTCTTGCAATATTTTGGCTTCCCTTTCTGAAAGGTACATTATACATTTTGttgttttgaaatattttgtgtagatatattatcACCCAATTTTGCCATATTGTTTGTGAAAGATAATCAATGGAAAAACAGAGGCAAAAGTTTTGAATTGTTCATCCACAAGAACATAACAGCATGtcttcaaaaaatatttcatttaaaaagatGTGTTTGCAAGCCCCAAATTGGTTGTTTCAAACAAGGACAAAGTCCTCTAATACTTTGAGTAGAGtatttgagggaaaaaaaatagtagacaATGGAGGTGGTAAGGCTTGCACGTCAAAGGACTAGGAGGCATATGATGATATCAAGAAAAGGTTAATGGTCAAAAGATGTGTTCTATATACGTGGAATCCTTGATTATATTTGATTGTGGAAGTAGTAGGGGTAACAAGTCTAGTGACACACCACTTAATTGTGATCTGTGATACAGAGAGTTGTAAGAGAGCAGGACTTCACATGAAAATGCTATTGAATGGTTCTAGGAAAGTAGTTCATATGCTCCACGATTATGGCAAGCAACTCCACTTATAAATACTATTTCTCACTTGGTTGTTGGGCTCAATGGTGATGTTCCTACTACAACTACTGTGAAAAAATTTGAGTCATCTTCATTCTAAATTGTCCACAAATGTCAGTAATTAACTAGGGCAGGCAGACGCATCGGCATCTGCCTACGTCTAAGTTCGCAGGTACTAGCAGTCTaatacaaaattttgagttgtagttttgttttgttttttcttgatgTTTTTGATATGGGAGATATGAAAAGAATCTGAATATTCTTCTAAAAATCACCAaaacctaagttaatcactcATCATAATTTAATTACCCACATGTTGCTAAGGAAACTACACAGTAGTTTCAGCAAATTATTACTTAGTACTCATGAGGAAGCTTAAGTACTTCATATTACAATACTTAGTACAAACCTTGTAATTTACTTTATAGTAGTACAAATTAATTACTTAGTCATCTAAACTTCCATGCATGAAGAAGTTGAAGATTTAGTTAAGACCTCAGTTAGGAAAGGTTCCAGGCTTGACCACCTTTCATACTGAATTTTTTAAGCTTTCCAAAGAACATGACAATGATGAGAATGAATTTTCCCTTCGTACTCCACCTTCCAACGAATCCATACCATGTGTCTACACAGAGGCTATCTGGTTTCAATTGCCGTTTGCAGCTGTATCCAGTGGTGAACCCAACATTCCCATATGCACTAAACGTAACCAGAGAATCttaattagttattatatacAGCCTCTACAGGTGATCGAAAAAACAATTGAACTTCGTATATTGTTTGCTACAACTATAATTCCAAGGCCACTCTGTTTACCAAAGATTCCAATTCtaccttcaatttttttgctgCTAAATTGTAAACTAtaccccctaaagtttggagcgtttagattttacattctaaaatttcagaatttagacTTTACTTTTGAAATTTGGGGATATTTGGATTTTGCAccctgaaattttagaatttagatttgaTCCCCTAAAGTTCTATTTTGTTTGCATCAACAGCCCCTTCGTCCATATTTTATGCTAAGTACCACATAAAGGTGTCATGCATGTTTAGCTCATCCAATAAAATGATGccacatcatttttattatgccATGCATAGCAAGTTTATATGGCACTTAACGGAAAATTTAGACGAAGCAACTACTGAAGtaaatgaaatagaattttagggaataaaatccaaactttGAAACTTCAaggagtaaaaaatccaaacatccccaaactttagaggttaaaatctaaattctgaaactttagtGTGTGAAATTCAAACAGCGTCAAATTTCaagaggtaaaatccaaattttgaaatttcgaggtgtaaaatttaaaaaacccTAAACTTTAAGGTATAGATTGTATAGTTTACAAtttagactcttttttttttttttttttataacatttatgTTTCTCTAATACTTTGTCACGACAATTTTCTAATGTACTTTGTGACTCATCCGAATGATTACATGCATAAGATCAGAAGACATGATATAATAAGAGAATAGTAAAGAAAgtggggaaagaaaaaaaaaaaaaaaactaaaaaacttataTACCTTATTACTTCTATGGTGACGTTCAAAACATTGAAGTTGAGGGGGTCTTCTTCCATTTTCTGTCTCTCTGTGATACATATGAGAATAATGAAAATGGCTAAATAGGAGAGTTGTGAGATGATTAGACACTCCATAAAAGTCTTCTTTCGATTTTGGCTTTGCTTCCCATTTTCTGGGAACTCCTCATGGACATGAACGTTTGGTGGAATGAACGTAGTATGTGGTGGGAGATACCTGTAAGATAAAAGTAAACTTAGCTGGTACCAtattaaagggttttttttttttttttttttggagtaaatttaattaaattcattcttgCTGACTTGGTATGCATGTgtgaagaaaattattttcatcaTGAATAGTCACTGAAGATACCCATGATATAATGCCCACATAAGTAACTCTGAAACAAATCTTTTCACTTAAACAATTATAAgtggaaataaaataattaataatgcATGTTGGAGTCACTATTGAAACCCTACGGCATGGATAACAATTGTGgggtcaaaactcaaaagcacAATTGCGAAGAGCCATAAGACTGACTTTAATAAAGTGGCAACTTATGCTTCGGAAACCTCAGCCCAAAAAACAACGAACATGACAGTGTCATTCCAAAAGGGATACTGATTAAGCAATTGTAGTTTGATCTTTGCTGTTAAAGTttgatattattataatttgaattttgttaGTGGATgtcaaaaaaacatatatttataaaatatttttaaaagctttttatggataggaaaaaaaaaatattttatttttttaatagtattttatattttaatgtgGTAACTAATTAATatcagaaaaaatatataataattcaaAAGTACAATAAATGCGTAGTATCTCTTTACGAATAATGAAAtctaatatgaatttaattagtaagatTCATTATGATATGAGATGATAAAGTACACATTTATTGTATTCTTAAAGAAtaattactataatttttttttttttttcctgagaagaactacaaaattgattttgaGGGTAGGTGGTACAATAAACTTTTGTATAATTGTCAAATCTAATGAATGGAGATCATAATTTATAATCAAGTGGAATATTGGTTCTTTAGTCAAAACTGGCTTAGCcaataaaagttataaaatgGTATATGCCAAAACGTCTGGTGTGAGCGTGTGACTAGCCACTAAGAACCATTTCCTTGTAATCTCTTTTCTTATCCCAATCATGCATTTACAGTCTCTTAACTTTCTTACCCCAATCATGCATTTACAGTGACACTCTCTAGGCACAGAATATGATCTTCTCTATTTCACTTGAAATGGAGAGAGTCTATTTTACAGTCGAGATTATTTAATCTGAATTGTGAAATGAGTTCATTTCAAATGGAGAAGATGTCAATACCCTTGACATGGAAATAAAGAACAATTAGAGTAACCGAGATAGAATGTTAGACAGACTCACATACATCATTATGATGAAGAGAACCAGAATTGCTGAGGAGATGCTGGAGAGGTCAACTACTGATTCACCAGTATGCCGAGAGTTCACAGTTTGAAACAACGAACCAACGACTTTCTGATACAAATTCAGACCATCCATGACTTGTGAATTCCACTCCATGGAGCAAAACAGTATAAACTGTATCAATATGAATCCGAAAACAGTCATAGCTAGAAGCAAAGCGTGATGACCAGAGAGCAAATGACCATAGCCCATATCTCTGTAATTCATCAATATATATCTGAATTCCTCACGCTTGGTGGTTTTCTTTAAGACCCAGATCATGGCTAACAAGCATGGGGGGTACAAAGTGTTCCCCATAAGGATTTGTGGAATGAGAAGTAGTAGGAGACCTGAATTCTTCTTGAAAACTATCATGTTCTCATTTGTTGGGACAAAACCACAATTTGTGAAATTTGAAACAGTTGTGAAGACAGAAAAGGTCAGTGTTTCTAGGCCCTTGTCTTTGAGTACCTTCCTCGCACTCGGAAGAAGATTTACATACAATGAAACAAGACTATAACCAATTAGATGAACCACAAATAGATAACCCAAAACCACATATCCCAAAACCTTAATGGAGCTATAATTGAGACTACCATTCTCAATAATATTATTGATGTCTGGTTTCTCTTTTTCCACATCAAGTTCAATTTTATTGTAAGAATTAGTATGGTCGGGAAAATAGTGGCTGAGTTTAACACTGTTTTGGTCACTACTTGGACAATTTTTGAAGAACTTGGACCTTGTAAATTGGAGTCCAAGAAAGGAAGTGAATACCTCTCCACCAACGAACATTAAGATTGTCATAATAATGAGTTGGGTATTGGAAAAAACCTCCATTTCGATTGTTGACATGCTTGAAACTGTGGTGGCAGAGACGGACGTGAAGAACATGTCAAAGTCCTTAGGCCTAAACCAAGCAGTTCTTGGCTTTGAGACCATCAAAGCTAGATGACCAAAAAAAGAGACAATTATGAAGTAACTGAGCTGGATCCAAAAAGGGCTGACATGGAAGAGGAAGAAATGAAAAAGCGAGCGAATTTGACAAGAGAAGAATTGGTTGAAACAATAAAGTTTTTTGCGTGAAAAGCTAAAGAAAATCTCTAATTTCTGGCGAAAACAAGAAGAATTAATCATCTTTACTGAGGTAAGATTTGCATAACCATGCTTAAAGTGGATATATGGGGCTTATTTTTAAAGAGGCAGTACGTGCTGTACAAGCTCTACAATTTAGTGGGATACATGAGATTATTTATTCATCTAGCTAAAGCACTGAAATGACAATACGGTCCGTTTGGCTattacttattttgctgaaaactaaaaattgaaaacactgtagcaaaataaattttaaatatgtgaatagtaccgcaggacccatttttaataataaaatcactGAAAAGTTGCTGAATAGTACACTGGTGTGCACTGAACACTGACCGAAAGTCAAAAAACATGGCTAaccaagaataaaataaaaataaaaaagaggcaAAACGCACAAATTGAAAATGCAGACGCACAAAAACACTGTATCCAAACCGGGCTTACATAAAAAGGAACCTACGGcaacataattattttttctctgcTGAAGGAtatgttgagaaaaaaaaaacatatgagaaaattattttgttataataatatggttaaatga encodes:
- the LOC126705753 gene encoding sodium transporter HKT1-like, producing the protein MINSSCFRQKLEIFFSFSRKKLYCFNQFFSCQIRSLFHFFLFHVSPFWIQLSYFIIVSFFGHLALMVSKPRTAWFRPKDFDMFFTSVSATTVSSMSTIEMEVFSNTQLIIMTILMFVGGEVFTSFLGLQFTRSKFFKNCPSSDQNSVKLSHYFPDHTNSYNKIELDVEKEKPDINNIIENGSLNYSSIKVLGYVVLGYLFVVHLIGYSLVSLYVNLLPSARKVLKDKGLETLTFSVFTTVSNFTNCGFVPTNENMIVFKKNSGLLLLLIPQILMGNTLYPPCLLAMIWVLKKTTKREEFRYILMNYRDMGYGHLLSGHHALLLAMTVFGFILIQFILFCSMEWNSQVMDGLNLYQKVVGSLFQTVNSRHTGESVVDLSSISSAILVLFIIMMYLPPHTTFIPPNVHVHEEFPENGKQSQNRKKTFMECLIISQLSYLAIFIILICITERQKMEEDPLNFNVLNVTIEVISAYGNVGFTTGYSCKRQLKPDSLCVDTWYGFVGRWSTKGKFILIIVMFFGKLKKFSMKGGQAWNLS